Genomic window (bacterium):
TAATCCCAATACGGTATTCGCGATGTAGTTTTTAAAATTGCTTTTAAAAGATGCATACTCGCTGTTATTGGGAGAATGGCGAGAACAAGCTGGTTAAATGATTTAATCCATGTTTCCCGGCCTGCAGTTCTTTTTATTACCGCTAGAATAGTATAGAGAATTACCGGAATTAAAAAAAACAGGACAAAAGCCTTTGCTGTACCTGCCAGCCTGCCTGAAATGTTCAAAGAATGATTAATCCAGTTTGGAATTGCCGCTACTATTCCGTTACTTATATCCCATTCTGATAAAACCTCATCAACAACAAATCCGCTTACCATAATAAAAAAGCCGATTTCCGCCCATGTAAGTTTTATGTCTTTAAACAGATCTGCCGCAATTTTCCTTTTTGTGATAGCAATATTGTTCTTTGTGCAGGATTTAAAGCACTGTCCGCATAAAATACAGGTTCTGTTATCTTTTATATTTGCAGGATAAAGGCCCGATGTGCATGACCGTCCTGTAAATTTATAACTGTTTTCTTCAGCTATACAGTCTTTTGTTTTACAGTTTCTGCAGACATTCGGATCAATTACACGCAGCTGTTTGAAAGAGAGCAGAGAATACAACCCGAGCAGATGCCCCACAGGGCAGATATGTGTGCAGAAAGTACGTTTTTCCCAGATCAGCCCCGAAACAAGTGCAATCGCAAACAGGGTGATCATATATACTGCCATATATTGAGGTATACGGTGAATCGTAAATGTATGTATCCCGATAATTAATATTATAGAATAAAATAATGTGATTACCCACCCCGATTTC
Coding sequences:
- a CDS encoding 4Fe-4S binding protein → MRLNRFFRSRYFLPVIQFFTLFVFALLIYGAIGIFTNDPAFAKILRNTNLPNLIVWSYWWPLIIVTAVLFGRFWCSICPMELVTSFAGRIGLKRKPGKFLKSGWVITLFYSIILIIGIHTFTIHRIPQYMAVYMITLFAIALVSGLIWEKRTFCTHICPVGHLLGLYSLLSFKQLRVIDPNVCRNCKTKDCIAEENSYKFTGRSCTSGLYPANIKDNRTCILCGQCFKSCTKNNIAITKRKIAADLFKDIKLTWAEIGFFIMVSGFVVDEVLSEWDISNGIVAAIPNWINHSLNISGRLAGTAKAFVLFFLIPVILYTILAVIKRTAGRETWIKSFNQLVLAILPITASMHLLKAILKTTSRIPYWDYVFSDYKGVETARMLMDHTKVLDKSALHAISPLISLFAVLLPAGGLILSLMVINKQQHQNLASKIVSVSASLVYGGMFLIALCAWRIF